One genomic region from Eptesicus fuscus isolate TK198812 chromosome 4, DD_ASM_mEF_20220401, whole genome shotgun sequence encodes:
- the ATXN2L gene encoding ataxin-2-like protein isoform X17, translating into MLKPQPPQQTSQPQQPPPAQQAVARRPPGGTSPPNGGLPGPLAASSAPPGPPAAASPCLGPASAAGSGLRRGAEGILAPQPPSQQQQHQERPGAAAIGSARGQSTGKGPPQSPVFEGVYNNSRMLHFLTAVVGSTCDVKVKNGTTYEGIFKTLSSKFELAVDAVHRKASEPVGGPRREDIVDTMVFKPSDVMLVHFRNVDFNYATKDKFTDSAIAMNSKVNGEHKEKRRTTQKSFVSGSCVQPSWLGRLNRAPSTACGLPWRTTMDALKRRSTVQSSGRVQDGRAPVWCLGKESISLYPNEFGKVPGEEFDAVVLGAADLALALCHPVALTILTIAALAQVLRHVVLMEAQRPVRGAKTLSSPSSRPSGEASVPPPPAVGRMYPPRSPKSAAPAPVSASCPEPPIGSAVPTSSASIPVTSSVVDPGVGSISPASPKISLAPTDVKELVAKDPGRTLESQELSRISGKVSGLQNEQKRFQLEELRKFGAQFKLQPSSSPETCLDPFPPRILKEEAKGKEKEVDGLLTSEPMGSPVSKTESLLDKEDKPPLPPAGGTEGPDQLPPPCPSQTGSPPVGLIKGDDKDEGPVAEQVKKSTLNPNAKEFNPAKPLLSVNKSTSTPTSPGPRTHSTPSIPVLTAGQSGLYSPQYISYIPQIHMGPAVQAPQMYPYPVSNSVPGQQGKYRGAKGSLPPQRSDQHQPASAPPMMQAAAAAGPPLVAATPYSSYIPYNPQQFPGQPAMMQPMAHYPSQPVFAPMLQSNPRMLTSGSHPQAIVSSSTPQYPSAEQPTPQALYATVHQSYPHHATQLHAHQPQPATTPTGSQPQSQHAAPSPVQHQAGQAPHLGSGQPQQNLYHPGALTGTPPSLPPGPSAQSPQSSFPQPAAVYAIHAHQQLPHGFTNMAHVTQAHVQTGITAAPPPHPGAPHPPQVMLLHPPQSHGGPPQGAVPQSGVPALSASTPSPYPYIGHPQGEQPGQAPGFPGGADDRIREFSLAGGIWHGRADGLQVGQDARVLGGE; encoded by the exons ATGTTGAAGCCTCAGCCGCCACAACAGACgtcccagccccagcagccgcCCCCCGCGCAACAGGCCGTGGCCCGCCGGCCTCCCGGGGGCACCAGCCCTCCCAACGGTGGCCTCCCGGGTCCCCTGGCCGCCTCCTCGGCTCCCCCAGGACCTCCCGCTGCCGCTTccccctgcctggggcctgcGTCTGCTGCCGGGAGCGGGCTCCGCCGGGGAGCCGAGGGCATCTTGGCGCCGCAGCCGCCGTCACAGCAGCAGCAACACCAGGAGAGGCCAGGGGCAGCGGCCATCGGCAGCGCCAG GGGACAAAGCACTGGGAAGGGACCCCCACAGTCACCG GTATTTGAGGGTGTCTACAACAATTCCAGAATGCTGCATTTCCTTACAGCTGTTGTG GGCTCCACTTGTGATGTAAAGGTGAAGAATGGTACCACCTATGAAGGTATCTTCAAGACTCTGAGCTCAAAG tttgaactGGCAGTAGACGCTGTGCACCGGAAAGCATCTGAGCCAGTAGGTGGCCCTCGTCGGGAAGACATTGTGGACACCATGGTATTTAAGCCAAGTGATGTCATGCTTGTCCATTTCCGAAACGTTGACTTCAATTATGCCACTAAAG ACAAGTTCACCGATTCAGCCATCGCCATGAACTCGAAGGTGAACGGGGAACACAAAGAGAAG AGAAGGACAACTCAGAAGAGTTTCGTCAGCGGGAGCTGCGTGCAGCCCAGTTGGCTCGGGAGATTGAATCGAGCCCCCAGTACCGCCTGCGGATTGCCATGGAGAACGACGATGGACGCACTGAAGAGGAGAAGCACAGTGCAGTCCAGCGGCAGGGTTCAGGACGGGAGAGCCCCAGTTTGGTGTCTAG ggaaGGAAAGTATATCCCTCTACCCCAACGAGTTCGGGAAGGTCCCCGGGGAGGAGTTCGATGCAGTAGTTCTCGGGGCGGCCGACCTGGCCTTAGCTCTTTGCCACCCCGTGGCTCTCACCATCTTGACAATAGCAGCCCTGGCCCAGGTTCTGAGACACGTGGTATTAATGGAG GCACAGAGGCCTGTGAGAGGTGCCAAGACTCTGTCTTCACCCAGCAGTAGGCCTTCTGGAGAAGCTTCTGTCCCACCTCCGCCTGCAG TGGGCCGGATGTACCCCCCACGCTCTCCCAAGtcggctgcccctgccccagtctcAGCTTCCTGTCCTGAGCCTCCCATTGGCTCGGCAGTACCAACCTCTTCAGCTTCCATCCCTGTGACGTCATCAGTTGTGGATCCTGGAGTAGGTTCCATCTCCCCAGCTTCTCCAAAGATCTCACTGGCCCCCACGGATG TAAAAGAACTCGTGGCCAAGGACCCTGGGAGAACTCTGGAATCCCAGGAGCTGTCCCGGATATCTGGGAAAG TCTCTGGCCTTCAGAATGAACAGAAACGCTTTCAACTGGAAGAACTGAGAAAGTTTGGGGCCCAGTTTAAG CTTCAGCCCAGTAGCTCGCCTGAGACCTGCCTGGATCCTTTTCCTCCCCGGATCTTAAAGGAGGAGGccaaagggaaggagaaggaagttgaTGGTCTATTGACTTCAGAGCCCATGGGGTCCCCGGTCTCCAAGACAGAGTCCTTATTGGATAAGGAGGACAAAccgcccctgccaccagcaggaGGCACGGAGGGGCCAGATCAGCTCCCACCACCTTGCCCAAGCCAAACTGGCAGCCCCCCAGTGGGCCTCATCAAGGGAGATGACAAGGATGAGGGCCCTGTTGCCGA ACAAGTGAAGAAATCTACATTGAATCCTAATGCCAAGGAGTTCAATCCTGCAAAGCCTCTGCTGTCTGTG AATAAATCCACCAGTACCCCAACTTCTCCGGGGCCCCGGACTCATTCTACTCCCTCCATCCCGGTGCTGACAGCAGGCCAGAGTGGGCTGTACAGCCCCCAGTACATTTCCTACATACCTCAGATCCACATGGGACCAGCTGTTCAG GCACCTCAGATGTATCCATATCCTGTATCCAACTCAgtgcctggacagcagggcaagTACCGGGGAGCAAAAG gctccctgcctccccagcgcTCGGACCAACACCAGCCTGCCTCAGCCCCTCCAATGATGcaggctgccgctgctgctggcccACCCCTGGTGGCTGCTACACCTTATTCTTCCTACATCCCCTACAACCCACAGCAGTTCCCAGGCCAGCCCGCCATGATGCAGCCCATGGCCCACTATCCCTCACAG CCGGTGTTTGCCCCCATGCTTCAAAGCAACCCACGTATGCTGACTTCGGGGAGCCATCCCCAGGCCATTGTGTCGTCCTCCACCCCTCAGTACCCTTCAGCAGAGCAGCCCACCCCCCAGGCCCTTTATG CCACTGTTCACCAGTCCTATCCACACCATGCCACGCAGCTCCATGCCCACCAGCCGCAGCCGGCCACCACGCCTACGGGGAGCCAGCCACAGTCCCAGCATGCGGCCCCCAGTCCTGTCCAG CACCAGGCAGGGCAGGCCCCACACCTGGGCAGTGGACAGCCACAGCAGAATCTGTACCACCCAGGGGCCCTCACAGGCACGCCTCCTTCTCTGCCACCGGGACCttctgcccagtcccctcagagcAGCTTCCCCCAACCAGCTGCTGTGTATGCCATCCATGCCCACCAGCAGCTGCCCCACGGCTTCACCAACATGGCCCATGTTACCCAG GCCCATGTCCAAACTGGAAtcacagcagccccgccccctcaccctggggctccccacccgccccaggtgatgctgctgcacCCACCCCAGAGCCATGGGGGACCCCCCCAAGGCGCAGTGCCCCAGAGTGGGGTGCCTGCACTCTCAGCTTCCACACCCTCACCCTACCCCTACATCGGACACCCCCAAGGTGAGCAGCCTGGCCAGGCGCCTGGATTTCCAGGAGGAGCCGATGACAGGATTCGTGAGTTCTCGTTAGCTGGGGGAATTTGGCATGGAAGAGCTGATGGGctgcaggtggggcaggatgcacGGGTtctgggtggggagtga
- the ATXN2L gene encoding ataxin-2-like protein isoform X5, which yields MLKPQPPQQTSQPQQPPPAQQAVARRPPGGTSPPNGGLPGPLAASSAPPGPPAAASPCLGPASAAGSGLRRGAEGILAPQPPSQQQQHQERPGAAAIGSARGQSTGKGPPQSPVFEGVYNNSRMLHFLTAVVGSTCDVKVKNGTTYEGIFKTLSSKFELAVDAVHRKASEPVGGPRREDIVDTMVFKPSDVMLVHFRNVDFNYATKDKFTDSAIAMNSKVNGEHKEKVLQRWEGGDSNSDDYDLESDMSNGWDPNEMFKFNEENYGVKTTYDSSLSSYTVPLEKDNSEEFRQRELRAAQLAREIESSPQYRLRIAMENDDGRTEEEKHSAVQRQGSGRESPSLVSREGKYIPLPQRVREGPRGGVRCSSSRGGRPGLSSLPPRGSHHLDNSSPGPGSETRGINGGPSRMSPKAQRPVRGAKTLSSPSSRPSGEASVPPPPAAFPFLPVGRMYPPRSPKSAAPAPVSASCPEPPIGSAVPTSSASIPVTSSVVDPGVGSISPASPKISLAPTDVKELVAKDPGRTLESQELSRISGKVSGLQNEQKRFQLEELRKFGAQFKLQPSSSPETCLDPFPPRILKEEAKGKEKEVDGLLTSEPMGSPVSKTESLLDKEDKPPLPPAGGTEGPDQLPPPCPSQTGSPPVGLIKGDDKDEGPVAEQVKKSTLNPNAKEFNPAKPLLSVNKSTSTPTSPGPRTHSTPSIPVLTAGQSGLYSPQYISYIPQIHMGPAVQAPQMYPYPVSNSVPGQQGKYRGAKGSLPPQRSDQHQPASAPPMMQAAAAAGPPLVAATPYSSYIPYNPQQFPGQPAMMQPMAHYPSQPVFAPMLQSNPRMLTSGSHPQAIVSSSTPQYPSAEQPTPQALYATVHQSYPHHATQLHAHQPQPATTPTGSQPQSQHAAPSPVQHQAGQAPHLGSGQPQQNLYHPGALTGTPPSLPPGPSAQSPQSSFPQPAAVYAIHAHQQLPHGFTNMAHVTQAHVQTGITAAPPPHPGAPHPPQVMLLHPPQSHGGPPQGAVPQSGVPALSASTPSPYPYIGHPQGEQPGQAPGFPGGADDRILQSHPSQQLPFHPPGN from the exons ATGTTGAAGCCTCAGCCGCCACAACAGACgtcccagccccagcagccgcCCCCCGCGCAACAGGCCGTGGCCCGCCGGCCTCCCGGGGGCACCAGCCCTCCCAACGGTGGCCTCCCGGGTCCCCTGGCCGCCTCCTCGGCTCCCCCAGGACCTCCCGCTGCCGCTTccccctgcctggggcctgcGTCTGCTGCCGGGAGCGGGCTCCGCCGGGGAGCCGAGGGCATCTTGGCGCCGCAGCCGCCGTCACAGCAGCAGCAACACCAGGAGAGGCCAGGGGCAGCGGCCATCGGCAGCGCCAG GGGACAAAGCACTGGGAAGGGACCCCCACAGTCACCG GTATTTGAGGGTGTCTACAACAATTCCAGAATGCTGCATTTCCTTACAGCTGTTGTG GGCTCCACTTGTGATGTAAAGGTGAAGAATGGTACCACCTATGAAGGTATCTTCAAGACTCTGAGCTCAAAG tttgaactGGCAGTAGACGCTGTGCACCGGAAAGCATCTGAGCCAGTAGGTGGCCCTCGTCGGGAAGACATTGTGGACACCATGGTATTTAAGCCAAGTGATGTCATGCTTGTCCATTTCCGAAACGTTGACTTCAATTATGCCACTAAAG ACAAGTTCACCGATTCAGCCATCGCCATGAACTCGAAGGTGAACGGGGAACACAAAGAGAAGGTGCTTCAGCGCTGGGAGGGTGGTGACAGCAACAGTGATGATTACGACCTCGAGTCTGATATG tCCAATGGATGGGACCCCAATGAAATGTTCAAGTTCAATGAGGAGAACTATGGTGTAAAGACCACCTATGATAGCAGTCTCTCATCTTACAC GGTGCCCTTAGAGAAGGACAACTCAGAAGAGTTTCGTCAGCGGGAGCTGCGTGCAGCCCAGTTGGCTCGGGAGATTGAATCGAGCCCCCAGTACCGCCTGCGGATTGCCATGGAGAACGACGATGGACGCACTGAAGAGGAGAAGCACAGTGCAGTCCAGCGGCAGGGTTCAGGACGGGAGAGCCCCAGTTTGGTGTCTAG ggaaGGAAAGTATATCCCTCTACCCCAACGAGTTCGGGAAGGTCCCCGGGGAGGAGTTCGATGCAGTAGTTCTCGGGGCGGCCGACCTGGCCTTAGCTCTTTGCCACCCCGTGGCTCTCACCATCTTGACAATAGCAGCCCTGGCCCAGGTTCTGAGACACGTGGTATTAATGGAG gcccTTCCCGCATGTCCCCTAAGGCACAGAGGCCTGTGAGAGGTGCCAAGACTCTGTCTTCACCCAGCAGTAGGCCTTCTGGAGAAGCTTCTGTCCCACCTCCGCCTGCAG ctttcccttttcttccagTGGGCCGGATGTACCCCCCACGCTCTCCCAAGtcggctgcccctgccccagtctcAGCTTCCTGTCCTGAGCCTCCCATTGGCTCGGCAGTACCAACCTCTTCAGCTTCCATCCCTGTGACGTCATCAGTTGTGGATCCTGGAGTAGGTTCCATCTCCCCAGCTTCTCCAAAGATCTCACTGGCCCCCACGGATG TAAAAGAACTCGTGGCCAAGGACCCTGGGAGAACTCTGGAATCCCAGGAGCTGTCCCGGATATCTGGGAAAG TCTCTGGCCTTCAGAATGAACAGAAACGCTTTCAACTGGAAGAACTGAGAAAGTTTGGGGCCCAGTTTAAG CTTCAGCCCAGTAGCTCGCCTGAGACCTGCCTGGATCCTTTTCCTCCCCGGATCTTAAAGGAGGAGGccaaagggaaggagaaggaagttgaTGGTCTATTGACTTCAGAGCCCATGGGGTCCCCGGTCTCCAAGACAGAGTCCTTATTGGATAAGGAGGACAAAccgcccctgccaccagcaggaGGCACGGAGGGGCCAGATCAGCTCCCACCACCTTGCCCAAGCCAAACTGGCAGCCCCCCAGTGGGCCTCATCAAGGGAGATGACAAGGATGAGGGCCCTGTTGCCGA ACAAGTGAAGAAATCTACATTGAATCCTAATGCCAAGGAGTTCAATCCTGCAAAGCCTCTGCTGTCTGTG AATAAATCCACCAGTACCCCAACTTCTCCGGGGCCCCGGACTCATTCTACTCCCTCCATCCCGGTGCTGACAGCAGGCCAGAGTGGGCTGTACAGCCCCCAGTACATTTCCTACATACCTCAGATCCACATGGGACCAGCTGTTCAG GCACCTCAGATGTATCCATATCCTGTATCCAACTCAgtgcctggacagcagggcaagTACCGGGGAGCAAAAG gctccctgcctccccagcgcTCGGACCAACACCAGCCTGCCTCAGCCCCTCCAATGATGcaggctgccgctgctgctggcccACCCCTGGTGGCTGCTACACCTTATTCTTCCTACATCCCCTACAACCCACAGCAGTTCCCAGGCCAGCCCGCCATGATGCAGCCCATGGCCCACTATCCCTCACAG CCGGTGTTTGCCCCCATGCTTCAAAGCAACCCACGTATGCTGACTTCGGGGAGCCATCCCCAGGCCATTGTGTCGTCCTCCACCCCTCAGTACCCTTCAGCAGAGCAGCCCACCCCCCAGGCCCTTTATG CCACTGTTCACCAGTCCTATCCACACCATGCCACGCAGCTCCATGCCCACCAGCCGCAGCCGGCCACCACGCCTACGGGGAGCCAGCCACAGTCCCAGCATGCGGCCCCCAGTCCTGTCCAG CACCAGGCAGGGCAGGCCCCACACCTGGGCAGTGGACAGCCACAGCAGAATCTGTACCACCCAGGGGCCCTCACAGGCACGCCTCCTTCTCTGCCACCGGGACCttctgcccagtcccctcagagcAGCTTCCCCCAACCAGCTGCTGTGTATGCCATCCATGCCCACCAGCAGCTGCCCCACGGCTTCACCAACATGGCCCATGTTACCCAG GCCCATGTCCAAACTGGAAtcacagcagccccgccccctcaccctggggctccccacccgccccaggtgatgctgctgcacCCACCCCAGAGCCATGGGGGACCCCCCCAAGGCGCAGTGCCCCAGAGTGGGGTGCCTGCACTCTCAGCTTCCACACCCTCACCCTACCCCTACATCGGACACCCCCAAGGTGAGCAGCCTGGCCAGGCGCCTGGATTTCCAGGAGGAGCCGATGACAGGATTC TTCAATCTCAtccctcccagcagctcccctTCCACCCCCCGGGGAACTGA
- the ATXN2L gene encoding ataxin-2-like protein isoform X6, translated as MLKPQPPQQTSQPQQPPPAQQAVARRPPGGTSPPNGGLPGPLAASSAPPGPPAAASPCLGPASAAGSGLRRGAEGILAPQPPSQQQQHQERPGAAAIGSARGQSTGKGPPQSPVFEGVYNNSRMLHFLTAVVGSTCDVKVKNGTTYEGIFKTLSSKFELAVDAVHRKASEPVGGPRREDIVDTMVFKPSDVMLVHFRNVDFNYATKDKFTDSAIAMNSKVNGEHKEKVLQRWEGGDSNSDDYDLESDMSNGWDPNEMFKFNEENYGVKTTYDSSLSSYTVPLEKDNSEEFRQRELRAAQLAREIESSPQYRLRIAMENDDGRTEEEKHSAVQRQGSGRESPSLVSREGKYIPLPQRVREGPRGGVRCSSSRGGRPGLSSLPPRGSHHLDNSSPGPGSETRGINGGPSRMSPKAQRPVRGAKTLSSPSSRPSGEASVPPPPAAFPFLPVGRMYPPRSPKSAAPAPVSASCPEPPIGSAVPTSSASIPVTSSVVDPGVGSISPASPKISLAPTDVKELVAKDPGRTLESQELSRISGKVSGLQNEQKRFQLEELRKFGAQFKLQPSSSPETCLDPFPPRILKEEAKGKEKEVDGLLTSEPMGSPVSKTESLLDKEDKPPLPPAGGTEGPDQLPPPCPSQTGSPPVGLIKGDDKDEGPVAEQVKKSTLNPNAKEFNPAKPLLSVNKSTSTPTSPGPRTHSTPSIPVLTAGQSGLYSPQYISYIPQIHMGPAVQAPQMYPYPVSNSVPGQQGKYRGAKGSLPPQRSDQHQPASAPPMMQAAAAAGPPLVAATPYSSYIPYNPQQFPGQPAMMQPMAHYPSQPVFAPMLQSNPRMLTSGSHPQAIVSSSTPQYPSAEQPTPQALYATVHQSYPHHATQLHAHQPQPATTPTGSQPQSQHAAPSPVQHQAGQAPHLGSGQPQQNLYHPGALTGTPPSLPPGPSAQSPQSSFPQPAAVYAIHAHQQLPHGFTNMAHVTQAHVQTGITAAPPPHPGAPHPPQVMLLHPPQSHGGPPQGAVPQSGVPALSASTPSPYPYIGHPQGEQPGQAPGFPGGADDRIPPLPPPGELKIVLAAT; from the exons ATGTTGAAGCCTCAGCCGCCACAACAGACgtcccagccccagcagccgcCCCCCGCGCAACAGGCCGTGGCCCGCCGGCCTCCCGGGGGCACCAGCCCTCCCAACGGTGGCCTCCCGGGTCCCCTGGCCGCCTCCTCGGCTCCCCCAGGACCTCCCGCTGCCGCTTccccctgcctggggcctgcGTCTGCTGCCGGGAGCGGGCTCCGCCGGGGAGCCGAGGGCATCTTGGCGCCGCAGCCGCCGTCACAGCAGCAGCAACACCAGGAGAGGCCAGGGGCAGCGGCCATCGGCAGCGCCAG GGGACAAAGCACTGGGAAGGGACCCCCACAGTCACCG GTATTTGAGGGTGTCTACAACAATTCCAGAATGCTGCATTTCCTTACAGCTGTTGTG GGCTCCACTTGTGATGTAAAGGTGAAGAATGGTACCACCTATGAAGGTATCTTCAAGACTCTGAGCTCAAAG tttgaactGGCAGTAGACGCTGTGCACCGGAAAGCATCTGAGCCAGTAGGTGGCCCTCGTCGGGAAGACATTGTGGACACCATGGTATTTAAGCCAAGTGATGTCATGCTTGTCCATTTCCGAAACGTTGACTTCAATTATGCCACTAAAG ACAAGTTCACCGATTCAGCCATCGCCATGAACTCGAAGGTGAACGGGGAACACAAAGAGAAGGTGCTTCAGCGCTGGGAGGGTGGTGACAGCAACAGTGATGATTACGACCTCGAGTCTGATATG tCCAATGGATGGGACCCCAATGAAATGTTCAAGTTCAATGAGGAGAACTATGGTGTAAAGACCACCTATGATAGCAGTCTCTCATCTTACAC GGTGCCCTTAGAGAAGGACAACTCAGAAGAGTTTCGTCAGCGGGAGCTGCGTGCAGCCCAGTTGGCTCGGGAGATTGAATCGAGCCCCCAGTACCGCCTGCGGATTGCCATGGAGAACGACGATGGACGCACTGAAGAGGAGAAGCACAGTGCAGTCCAGCGGCAGGGTTCAGGACGGGAGAGCCCCAGTTTGGTGTCTAG ggaaGGAAAGTATATCCCTCTACCCCAACGAGTTCGGGAAGGTCCCCGGGGAGGAGTTCGATGCAGTAGTTCTCGGGGCGGCCGACCTGGCCTTAGCTCTTTGCCACCCCGTGGCTCTCACCATCTTGACAATAGCAGCCCTGGCCCAGGTTCTGAGACACGTGGTATTAATGGAG gcccTTCCCGCATGTCCCCTAAGGCACAGAGGCCTGTGAGAGGTGCCAAGACTCTGTCTTCACCCAGCAGTAGGCCTTCTGGAGAAGCTTCTGTCCCACCTCCGCCTGCAG ctttcccttttcttccagTGGGCCGGATGTACCCCCCACGCTCTCCCAAGtcggctgcccctgccccagtctcAGCTTCCTGTCCTGAGCCTCCCATTGGCTCGGCAGTACCAACCTCTTCAGCTTCCATCCCTGTGACGTCATCAGTTGTGGATCCTGGAGTAGGTTCCATCTCCCCAGCTTCTCCAAAGATCTCACTGGCCCCCACGGATG TAAAAGAACTCGTGGCCAAGGACCCTGGGAGAACTCTGGAATCCCAGGAGCTGTCCCGGATATCTGGGAAAG TCTCTGGCCTTCAGAATGAACAGAAACGCTTTCAACTGGAAGAACTGAGAAAGTTTGGGGCCCAGTTTAAG CTTCAGCCCAGTAGCTCGCCTGAGACCTGCCTGGATCCTTTTCCTCCCCGGATCTTAAAGGAGGAGGccaaagggaaggagaaggaagttgaTGGTCTATTGACTTCAGAGCCCATGGGGTCCCCGGTCTCCAAGACAGAGTCCTTATTGGATAAGGAGGACAAAccgcccctgccaccagcaggaGGCACGGAGGGGCCAGATCAGCTCCCACCACCTTGCCCAAGCCAAACTGGCAGCCCCCCAGTGGGCCTCATCAAGGGAGATGACAAGGATGAGGGCCCTGTTGCCGA ACAAGTGAAGAAATCTACATTGAATCCTAATGCCAAGGAGTTCAATCCTGCAAAGCCTCTGCTGTCTGTG AATAAATCCACCAGTACCCCAACTTCTCCGGGGCCCCGGACTCATTCTACTCCCTCCATCCCGGTGCTGACAGCAGGCCAGAGTGGGCTGTACAGCCCCCAGTACATTTCCTACATACCTCAGATCCACATGGGACCAGCTGTTCAG GCACCTCAGATGTATCCATATCCTGTATCCAACTCAgtgcctggacagcagggcaagTACCGGGGAGCAAAAG gctccctgcctccccagcgcTCGGACCAACACCAGCCTGCCTCAGCCCCTCCAATGATGcaggctgccgctgctgctggcccACCCCTGGTGGCTGCTACACCTTATTCTTCCTACATCCCCTACAACCCACAGCAGTTCCCAGGCCAGCCCGCCATGATGCAGCCCATGGCCCACTATCCCTCACAG CCGGTGTTTGCCCCCATGCTTCAAAGCAACCCACGTATGCTGACTTCGGGGAGCCATCCCCAGGCCATTGTGTCGTCCTCCACCCCTCAGTACCCTTCAGCAGAGCAGCCCACCCCCCAGGCCCTTTATG CCACTGTTCACCAGTCCTATCCACACCATGCCACGCAGCTCCATGCCCACCAGCCGCAGCCGGCCACCACGCCTACGGGGAGCCAGCCACAGTCCCAGCATGCGGCCCCCAGTCCTGTCCAG CACCAGGCAGGGCAGGCCCCACACCTGGGCAGTGGACAGCCACAGCAGAATCTGTACCACCCAGGGGCCCTCACAGGCACGCCTCCTTCTCTGCCACCGGGACCttctgcccagtcccctcagagcAGCTTCCCCCAACCAGCTGCTGTGTATGCCATCCATGCCCACCAGCAGCTGCCCCACGGCTTCACCAACATGGCCCATGTTACCCAG GCCCATGTCCAAACTGGAAtcacagcagccccgccccctcaccctggggctccccacccgccccaggtgatgctgctgcacCCACCCCAGAGCCATGGGGGACCCCCCCAAGGCGCAGTGCCCCAGAGTGGGGTGCCTGCACTCTCAGCTTCCACACCCTCACCCTACCCCTACATCGGACACCCCCAAGGTGAGCAGCCTGGCCAGGCGCCTGGATTTCCAGGAGGAGCCGATGACAGGATTC ctcccctTCCACCCCCCGGGGAACTGAAGATTGTCCTGGCCGCGACCTGA